Proteins found in one Thermaerobacter subterraneus DSM 13965 genomic segment:
- a CDS encoding ArsR/SmtB family transcription factor, with product MTIEIQLPANPEAAVTFHLSPLLEAVCALEAIVNPRAHPLQLHWVLETRKRLPRSLLTEIRKLGFAYRDWQLGFFTPRPREGVPAFHEELADIERLPLETFVEECARAFTPWEAERDPTFDEVMRDGATQAMLLEHARCLDPRYVEACEELIRSPDRLRRRLLDMLDQFWECAFKGEWARIHSALLADAERRSQRLRATDVWTVLHEVAPDARVVRDRHLLIFHRLPEHVVVDVTPTRPLLLVPSLFTRVKTRVECDPPWQPCLVYAYEGPLLRPPAEPPVALQRMLFALAHEARLQILKLCHEGPKSTQELARALSLSEAAISRHVRILHDAGLVRARRDGYYVLYASRKDAVERVSRHLRSFLG from the coding sequence GTGACCATCGAGATCCAGCTTCCAGCGAATCCCGAAGCGGCCGTGACCTTCCACCTGTCGCCTCTCCTCGAGGCGGTTTGTGCCCTCGAGGCGATCGTGAACCCGCGGGCTCACCCCCTGCAACTTCACTGGGTTCTAGAGACGCGCAAGCGGCTGCCCCGTTCCCTGCTCACCGAGATTCGCAAGCTGGGCTTCGCCTATCGGGACTGGCAACTGGGCTTCTTCACCCCGCGGCCGCGGGAGGGCGTTCCCGCATTTCATGAGGAACTGGCGGACATCGAACGGCTGCCCCTGGAGACCTTCGTGGAGGAATGTGCGAGGGCGTTCACGCCATGGGAGGCAGAGCGGGATCCCACCTTCGACGAGGTGATGCGGGACGGCGCGACCCAGGCGATGCTCCTTGAGCATGCCCGATGTCTCGACCCGCGGTATGTGGAGGCCTGCGAGGAGCTGATCCGGAGCCCCGACCGGTTGCGGCGGCGACTTCTGGACATGCTCGACCAGTTCTGGGAGTGTGCCTTCAAAGGGGAGTGGGCGCGCATCCACTCCGCCTTGCTGGCCGATGCCGAGCGGCGCTCGCAACGACTCCGTGCGACGGACGTGTGGACGGTGCTGCACGAGGTGGCACCCGACGCGCGGGTGGTCCGCGACCGCCACCTTCTCATCTTCCACCGGCTCCCCGAACACGTCGTGGTCGACGTCACCCCAACCCGGCCCTTGCTGCTGGTCCCCAGCCTCTTCACCCGGGTCAAGACCCGCGTGGAGTGCGACCCGCCGTGGCAGCCATGCCTGGTCTATGCTTATGAAGGGCCCCTGCTGCGACCGCCTGCCGAGCCTCCGGTTGCCCTGCAGCGCATGCTGTTCGCCCTGGCCCACGAGGCGCGCCTGCAGATCCTGAAGCTCTGCCACGAGGGGCCCAAGAGCACCCAGGAACTGGCCCGGGCCCTCAGCCTGTCGGAAGCCGCGATCTCCCGCCACGTCAGGATCCTTCATGATGCGGGCCTGGTGAGGGCGAGACGCGACGGCTACTACGTCCTGTACGCCAGCCGGAAGGATGCGGTGGAAAGGGTGAGCCGGCACCTTCGATCCTTCCTCGGCTAG
- a CDS encoding ABC transporter ATP-binding protein, producing the protein MTFTLPAGTVTGLVGANGSGKSTLLKVAAGFVRPARGEVRVLGQTPGVELRRRIAFVAEVDPLDPWMTVDQTVRFVRSFFTDWDEDQEGELREILELPGRRRVGELSKGMRTRVRLLLGLARVAPLVLLDEPFSGIDPVSRRRIADAILAACRRGGRTILLSTHDLKDAEPLFDRLMVLAGGRLVLAGDADELRARHGKSLEGIVEEVLA; encoded by the coding sequence GTGACTTTCACCCTGCCTGCGGGCACCGTCACGGGCCTGGTCGGGGCCAACGGCAGCGGCAAGTCGACCCTCCTCAAGGTGGCGGCCGGGTTTGTGCGGCCCGCCCGGGGTGAGGTCAGGGTCCTGGGCCAAACCCCCGGCGTAGAGCTGCGCCGCCGGATCGCCTTCGTCGCCGAGGTCGACCCGCTGGACCCGTGGATGACGGTGGACCAGACGGTCCGGTTCGTCCGCTCCTTCTTCACCGACTGGGACGAGGACCAGGAGGGCGAGCTGCGGGAGATCCTGGAGCTGCCGGGCCGCAGGCGGGTGGGCGAGCTGTCCAAGGGCATGCGGACCCGCGTGCGGTTACTGCTCGGCCTGGCCCGCGTGGCGCCGCTCGTTCTTCTGGACGAACCCTTCTCGGGCATCGACCCGGTGTCCCGCCGCCGCATCGCCGACGCCATCCTGGCGGCGTGCCGGCGGGGCGGCCGGACGATCCTGCTCTCGACCCACGACTTGAAGGACGCGGAGCCGCTGTTCGACCGGCTGATGGTGCTGGCGGGCGGCCGGCTGGTGCTCGCGGGCGATGCCGACGAGCTTAGGGCCCGACACGGAAAGTCCCTGGAGGGGATCGTCGAGGAGGTGCTGGCATGA
- a CDS encoding VOC family protein: MVERIDNVGVAVRDLQAAESFYTRLGFRVESRDETPGALLVAGDARLYLFQTNRPEGGARRSPDLVGNPPGIDHISFWVGDVDAAYRRLAEQGLTFATEPADQDWGARACSLHDPDGNVIFLLGPLSEGRAEG; encoded by the coding sequence ATGGTCGAGCGGATCGACAACGTCGGCGTGGCAGTGCGCGACCTTCAGGCCGCCGAGTCCTTCTACACCCGCCTGGGATTCCGGGTGGAGAGCCGGGACGAGACGCCGGGGGCCCTGCTGGTCGCCGGCGACGCCCGCCTCTACCTCTTTCAGACCAACCGGCCCGAAGGCGGTGCGCGGCGCAGCCCGGACCTGGTGGGCAACCCGCCGGGCATCGACCACATCAGCTTCTGGGTGGGCGACGTCGACGCGGCGTACCGGCGGCTTGCCGAACAGGGGCTCACCTTCGCCACCGAGCCGGCCGATCAGGACTGGGGTGCCCGGGCATGCAGCCTCCACGACCCCGATGGCAACGTGATCTTCCTGCTGGGGCCTTTGAGCGAGGGCCGGGCGGAAGGTTGA